Proteins from one Bradyrhizobium sp. CB82 genomic window:
- a CDS encoding c-type cytochrome — MVKFSSIRVMAAGVCSALLGAPIASAQMPMPAAPYDGASLFKQQCATCHTTNLSDPVRQGPSLYKIIGRTAGKADGFHYSDGFAKADFVWDDARLDAWLTNPQAVIPGAVMAYRQAKPATRAAIIAYLKELN; from the coding sequence ATGGTCAAGTTCAGCTCGATAAGAGTAATGGCAGCCGGCGTTTGCAGTGCATTGCTTGGCGCGCCAATAGCCAGCGCCCAGATGCCGATGCCAGCCGCTCCTTACGACGGCGCATCACTGTTCAAACAACAATGCGCCACCTGCCATACCACGAACCTCTCGGACCCGGTCCGACAAGGGCCATCACTTTACAAGATCATCGGCCGTACCGCTGGCAAGGCGGATGGGTTTCATTACTCGGATGGTTTCGCCAAAGCAGACTTCGTCTGGGATGACGCGAGGCTCGACGCTTGGCTGACCAACCCACAGGCGGTGATCCCGGGGGCGGTGATGGCCTATCGGCAAGCCAAACCGGCAACCCGCGCTGCGATCATCGCCTATCTGAAGGAGCTCAACTGA
- a CDS encoding VOC family protein, whose translation MAKPVHSMIRVLDEARSLDFYKRAFGLEVADHLKFSDFALIYLRHPSSPFEVELTINFDRKAPYALGDGYGHLAVVVEDVDAEHKRFERETLSPGPLRDFKHDGLTLARFFLVADPDGYKIEVIQRGGRFG comes from the coding sequence ATGGCCAAACCGGTTCACTCGATGATCCGCGTGCTTGACGAAGCGAGATCGCTGGACTTTTACAAGCGTGCTTTTGGGCTCGAGGTCGCGGATCACCTGAAGTTTTCGGACTTCGCGCTCATCTATTTGCGTCACCCGTCTTCACCGTTCGAGGTCGAGCTGACCATTAATTTCGATCGAAAAGCGCCTTACGCGCTAGGCGACGGCTACGGCCATCTTGCGGTTGTCGTCGAAGACGTCGATGCGGAACACAAGCGTTTCGAACGCGAGACTCTATCACCGGGACCCCTGCGCGACTTTAAGCATGATGGCTTGACGCTGGCGCGGTTTTTCCTCGTCGCCGATCCAGATGGCTACAAGATCGAAGTGATCCAGCGGGGCGGGCGCTTCGGTTAA
- a CDS encoding gluconate 2-dehydrogenase subunit 3 family protein: protein MREVDRRSKYDRRVFLKGAAATAPAVAIATSTGLSVSDAWADDATTLTPTTLKTLVKMARDIYPHDFLGDSYYITAVKPWDGKAAKDPAVKSLISDGVTQLDKAANDHHKVPYAQVQWENDRVALLQQIEQTAFFQKIRGDLVVSLYNQKEVWPKFGYEGSSAEHGGYIKRGFADIDWLPKV from the coding sequence ATGAGAGAAGTCGATCGTCGCAGCAAATATGATCGCCGTGTCTTCCTGAAGGGGGCGGCTGCAACGGCACCGGCGGTTGCGATAGCAACCAGTACGGGTCTCAGCGTCAGCGACGCCTGGGCCGATGATGCCACCACGCTGACGCCGACGACGCTGAAGACGCTGGTGAAGATGGCGCGCGACATCTATCCGCACGATTTCCTCGGCGACAGCTATTACATAACCGCGGTCAAGCCGTGGGACGGCAAGGCGGCCAAGGATCCCGCGGTCAAGTCGTTGATCTCAGATGGCGTCACCCAGCTCGACAAGGCGGCCAACGACCATCACAAGGTCCCCTACGCGCAGGTGCAATGGGAGAACGACCGGGTCGCGCTGCTCCAGCAGATCGAGCAGACCGCATTCTTCCAGAAGATCCGCGGCGACCTCGTCGTCTCGCTCTACAACCAGAAAGAGGTGTGGCCGAAATTCGGTTATGAGGGCTCCTCGGCCGAGCATGGCGGCTACATCAAGCGCGGCTTCGCCGACATCGACTGGCTCCCGAAGGTCTAG
- a CDS encoding GMC family oxidoreductase, whose product MAKFDLNDSGVVVIVGSGAGGGTLGNELAQKGVKVVILEAGPRVENQDFVNDEWESFGQLAWSDMRTTSGSWRVAKDFPNLPAWIVKAVGGSTTHWAGASLRFDEHEFKIKSAYGNIPGANLLDWPITLAEMEPYYAKAEDKMGVTRTNGIPGLPGNNNFKVLEAGAKKLGYKEVHTGRMAINSEPRDGRGSCQQIGFCFQGCKSGAKWSTLYTEIPKGEATGNLEVRPGSMVIKIEHDASGKVTGVVYADESGTMQRQKARVIAVAGNSIESPRLLLNSASNKFPDGLGNSSGQVGRNYMRHMTGSVYAVFEKSVHMYRGTTMAGIVRDEARNDPKRGFVGGYEMETLSIGLPFMAAFLNPGAWGRSFTSAMEGYPRMAGMWLVGEDMPQETNRITLDPKVKDKFGMPVASVHFDDHPNDVAMRTHAYKQGAAVYEAVGATVTYPTPPYPSTHNLGTNRMSEKSRDGVVNKFGQSHDIKNLFISDGSQFTSGAACNPTLTIVSLAIRQADYMATAMQKNEI is encoded by the coding sequence ATGGCAAAATTCGATCTCAATGACAGCGGCGTGGTCGTCATCGTCGGCTCCGGCGCAGGCGGCGGAACACTCGGCAACGAGCTCGCGCAAAAGGGCGTGAAGGTCGTCATCCTCGAAGCTGGTCCGCGTGTCGAGAACCAGGACTTCGTCAACGACGAGTGGGAGAGCTTCGGGCAGCTCGCCTGGTCGGACATGCGCACAACGTCGGGAAGCTGGCGCGTGGCCAAGGATTTCCCGAACCTGCCGGCCTGGATCGTAAAAGCGGTCGGTGGCTCGACCACTCATTGGGCCGGCGCGTCGCTGCGCTTCGACGAGCACGAGTTCAAGATCAAGTCGGCCTACGGCAATATTCCCGGCGCGAATCTCCTAGACTGGCCGATCACGCTCGCTGAGATGGAGCCTTATTACGCCAAAGCCGAGGACAAGATGGGCGTGACGCGGACCAACGGAATTCCGGGACTGCCCGGCAACAACAATTTCAAGGTGCTGGAGGCCGGCGCCAAGAAGCTTGGCTATAAGGAAGTCCACACCGGGCGGATGGCGATCAACAGCGAGCCGCGCGACGGCCGCGGCTCCTGCCAGCAGATCGGCTTCTGCTTCCAGGGCTGCAAATCCGGCGCGAAGTGGTCGACGCTCTACACCGAGATCCCGAAGGGCGAGGCCACCGGCAATCTCGAAGTGCGCCCGGGCAGCATGGTGATCAAGATCGAGCATGACGCTTCCGGCAAGGTCACCGGGGTGGTCTATGCCGACGAGTCCGGTACGATGCAGCGCCAGAAGGCCCGCGTGATAGCGGTCGCCGGCAATTCGATCGAGAGCCCGCGGCTGTTGCTCAACAGCGCCTCCAATAAGTTCCCGGACGGGCTCGGAAATTCATCCGGCCAGGTTGGCCGCAACTACATGCGGCACATGACTGGCAGCGTCTACGCCGTGTTCGAGAAGTCGGTGCACATGTATCGCGGCACCACTATGGCCGGCATCGTCCGCGATGAGGCCAGGAACGATCCGAAGCGCGGCTTCGTGGGCGGCTACGAGATGGAAACGTTGTCGATCGGCTTGCCTTTCATGGCCGCATTTCTCAATCCGGGCGCCTGGGGCCGCTCCTTCACTTCGGCGATGGAGGGCTATCCGCGGATGGCCGGCATGTGGCTCGTCGGCGAGGACATGCCGCAGGAGACCAACCGGATCACGCTCGACCCGAAGGTCAAGGACAAGTTCGGCATGCCGGTCGCGAGCGTGCATTTCGACGATCATCCGAACGACGTTGCGATGCGCACCCATGCCTACAAGCAGGGGGCGGCCGTTTATGAGGCCGTCGGCGCCACCGTGACCTATCCGACGCCCCCTTATCCGAGCACGCACAATCTCGGCACCAACCGAATGAGCGAGAAATCGAGGGACGGCGTGGTGAACAAGTTCGGCCAGAGTCACGACATCAAGAACTTGTTCATCTCCGATGGTAGTCAGTTCACCTCGGGCGCGGCCTGCAATCCCACGCTGACAATCGTTTCCCTGGCGATCCGACAAGCGGACTACATGGCTACCGCGATGCAGAAAAACGAAATCTAG
- a CDS encoding ribbon-helix-helix domain-containing protein encodes MCNLFAHQPQRNYETQTRSLRIGGHCTSIRLELAFWDTLEEIAAGENVSLAKFLTTLQDEVLEHYGEVKNFTSLLRCCCLVYRSSDDGPKKKESDTPMSVLRSSRPEPLPSTLERNQQEDAALSLSE; translated from the coding sequence ATGTGCAATTTGTTTGCGCACCAACCTCAACGCAATTACGAAACGCAGACCCGTTCGCTGCGGATTGGAGGTCACTGCACATCGATCCGTCTCGAGCTCGCATTTTGGGATACTTTGGAAGAGATAGCGGCAGGGGAGAACGTTAGCCTTGCCAAATTTCTTACCACGCTCCAGGACGAGGTCCTCGAACATTACGGCGAGGTGAAAAATTTCACCTCGCTATTGCGATGCTGCTGTCTCGTCTATCGCTCCAGCGATGATGGCCCGAAAAAAAAGGAATCAGATACCCCTATGTCAGTTTTGCGGAGTAGCCGACCGGAGCCCCTGCCATCCACGTTGGAGCGCAACCAGCAAGAAGACGCAGCTCTGTCACTTTCCGAGTGA
- a CDS encoding ATP-binding protein codes for MHALDAMSCLTEDVGELMISTSSDISDCVLVSVRDTGSGVPLNMTERFFEAFYTRKSEGMGIGLAIRRSIIEAHGVRPWVVALRMSRGGLRCSAFSGGAEARDSSILRLQDETSRFESLVA; via the coding sequence ATGCACGCCCTGGACGCGATGAGCTGTCTTACCGAGGACGTGGGAGAACTCATGATTAGCACTTCGAGCGATATCTCGGACTGCGTGCTCGTATCTGTGCGCGATACGGGATCTGGCGTGCCCCTGAATATGACGGAGCGCTTCTTCGAAGCCTTCTACACTAGGAAGTCCGAGGGCATGGGAATTGGCTTGGCCATCCGTCGTTCGATCATCGAGGCGCATGGAGTGCGGCCATGGGTCGTTGCGTTGCGAATGAGCCGCGGGGGGCTGCGTTGCAGCGCCTTCTCGGGAGGGGCCGAGGCTCGAGACAGTAGCATCCTCCGCCTTCAAGATGAGACCAGTCGCTTCGAATCCTTGGTCGCATGA
- a CDS encoding site-specific integrase encodes MLFAGWELESRAAGVTDKTISEYKSVLTRFATFVGHDDATRITPHDVVGWKDKRLADGRSPKTVKDVDLSAMKSVFGWGVRNHKLKTNPAHGVTLKVGKKTRERGKGFTDDEAKAILKVALEYSGVAQENTKTTAAKRWLPWLCAYTGARIGEVAQLRREDVRREGDHCAAVRPSAAPRRLKVGAVASGSRLTRSGRSAAVRRWRPDRRPGQRLRSSRKLLLYPCGSPIPISG; translated from the coding sequence TTGCTGTTCGCAGGCTGGGAGCTGGAAAGCCGAGCGGCGGGCGTCACCGACAAGACGATCAGCGAATACAAATCGGTGCTCACGCGTTTCGCCACCTTCGTCGGGCACGACGATGCCACCCGCATCACGCCTCACGATGTGGTCGGCTGGAAAGACAAGCGGCTTGCGGACGGACGTTCACCGAAGACAGTGAAGGACGTGGACCTATCCGCCATGAAGTCGGTGTTCGGCTGGGGCGTTCGGAACCACAAGCTGAAGACCAACCCCGCCCATGGTGTGACACTGAAGGTGGGAAAGAAGACGCGTGAGCGCGGGAAGGGCTTCACCGACGACGAGGCTAAGGCGATCCTGAAGGTCGCGCTGGAATACAGCGGAGTTGCTCAAGAGAACACGAAGACCACTGCCGCGAAGCGGTGGCTCCCTTGGCTGTGCGCCTACACTGGCGCTCGGATCGGCGAGGTTGCCCAGCTACGTCGCGAAGATGTTCGCCGCGAGGGCGACCATTGCGCAGCCGTTCGGCCCAGCGCAGCGCCGCGTCGTTTGAAGGTTGGCGCAGTCGCCTCCGGGTCTCGGTTGACTCGGTCTGGCCGCTCGGCTGCGGTGCGCCGATGGCGTCCTGATCGTCGACCAGGCCAGAGGCTTCGGTCATCGCGGAAGCTTCTTTTATATCCATGCGGTTCTCCTATTCCGATCTCAGGCTGA
- a CDS encoding DUF6538 domain-containing protein → MLLRMASPIRRDGSSVHYLRKRVPADLTDRAAGLVLHVPVGEETAGVRVGRTGTIKVSLRTHDPREAKARQAKALAYLDDM, encoded by the coding sequence ATGCTTCTGCGAATGGCCTCTCCTATCCGCCGCGACGGCTCCTCCGTTCACTACCTCCGAAAGCGCGTTCCTGCTGATCTGACTGACAGGGCAGCGGGCTTGGTGCTGCATGTCCCCGTGGGGGAGGAGACCGCTGGGGTGCGTGTCGGTCGCACCGGCACGATCAAGGTGTCGCTGCGCACTCACGATCCCCGCGAGGCCAAGGCGCGACAGGCCAAGGCGCTTGCCTATCTCGACGACATGTAG
- a CDS encoding IS110 family transposase, with the protein MSWKSKPSWYNLGDAKGEAPLQTSEDFVRTYGAVVDALTATIINAEAGLRADGKGRAVFSKRISRGKLLDFFAVQPSCTVALEACGGAHHWARQLTQLGHQVRLIPPAYVKPFVKRQKNDAIDAEAICEAAQRPSMRFVAVKSEEQQAAGLVFRTRDLLVRQRTQLINAIRGHLTEYGWIAPKGPSHVATLADLIEEEAMASSLPEAARPMFRVMLDVLAELNGKIVDLDKEIARRAREDEVSRRLMTIPGIGPISATAIAALAPPIETFAKGRDFAAWLGLTPLQKSTGGKQKLGATSKMGERTLRRLLIIGSSAVVQQASKRGAPKGAWLEQMLTRKPRMLVTVALANKMARIVWALLVKRENYRAPVSAKA; encoded by the coding sequence ATGTCTTGGAAGTCGAAGCCGAGTTGGTACAATCTGGGCGATGCAAAGGGCGAAGCGCCATTGCAGACCTCAGAGGATTTTGTGCGCACCTATGGTGCTGTCGTCGACGCGCTCACAGCGACGATCATCAATGCAGAGGCCGGGTTAAGAGCGGACGGGAAAGGACGGGCTGTATTCAGCAAACGGATCAGCCGAGGAAAGCTCTTGGATTTCTTCGCAGTTCAGCCAAGTTGCACGGTAGCTTTAGAGGCATGTGGCGGAGCCCATCACTGGGCCCGACAGCTCACGCAGCTTGGCCATCAGGTTCGGCTGATCCCACCCGCTTATGTAAAGCCGTTTGTAAAGCGGCAAAAGAACGACGCGATCGATGCCGAGGCGATCTGCGAAGCTGCGCAGCGGCCGAGCATGCGGTTCGTTGCCGTGAAGAGTGAAGAGCAACAGGCTGCGGGTCTGGTGTTTCGAACCCGGGACCTGTTGGTGCGGCAGCGAACCCAGCTCATCAACGCGATCCGAGGACACCTCACGGAATATGGTTGGATAGCGCCCAAGGGGCCATCGCATGTGGCGACGCTTGCCGATCTGATCGAGGAAGAAGCGATGGCCAGCTCCCTTCCCGAAGCGGCCCGTCCCATGTTCCGAGTGATGCTAGACGTTCTGGCCGAGTTGAATGGCAAGATCGTGGATCTCGACAAGGAGATCGCGCGACGCGCTCGCGAGGACGAGGTATCGCGCAGGCTGATGACCATTCCTGGCATCGGCCCGATCTCCGCCACTGCGATCGCCGCCCTAGCACCGCCGATCGAGACTTTCGCCAAGGGCCGCGACTTTGCCGCCTGGTTGGGTCTCACGCCTCTTCAAAAATCGACGGGTGGCAAACAGAAGCTTGGCGCGACGTCCAAGATGGGGGAGCGAACGCTCAGGCGCCTCCTCATCATCGGCAGCAGCGCTGTTGTGCAGCAGGCGAGCAAACGCGGAGCGCCCAAGGGGGCCTGGCTCGAACAGATGTTGACTCGCAAACCTCGCATGCTGGTAACGGTCGCGCTTGCGAACAAGATGGCCCGGATTGTCTGGGCGTTACTTGTAAAGCGCGAAAACTACAGGGCTCCGGTCTCAGCCAAGGCTTGA
- a CDS encoding IS630 family transposase, with product MAKGRAVAIVLDDVEKRELTALTRKHGAPQAVAERARIVLAAAGGLKNKEIASKLGVCTHTVGTWRNRFADQRMDGLYDEPRPGAPREIGDDEIASTIRKTLETRPRGGTHWSLRSMAKEIGHAPSTVHRIWRAFGLQPHRVETYKLSTDPLFVEKVRDIVGLYLSPPERAIVLCVDEKSQIQALDRTQPLLPMRPGQAERRTHDYKRHGTTSLFAALDVKAGTIVGKCMARHRANEFRKFLDEIERNVPANLDVHIVMDNYATHKTRPIRNWFAKRPRWHVHFTPTSASWINQVERFFALLTERALKRGVFRSVAELEKAIKAYIDATNTDPKPFRWTKTADDILASIQRFCLRTLAANA from the coding sequence ATGGCCAAGGGACGAGCTGTCGCGATCGTACTCGATGACGTGGAGAAGCGCGAGCTGACGGCATTGACGCGCAAGCACGGCGCGCCGCAGGCCGTGGCGGAGCGGGCGCGCATTGTGTTGGCGGCGGCTGGCGGTCTCAAGAACAAAGAGATCGCGTCGAAGCTTGGGGTCTGCACGCACACGGTCGGCACCTGGCGCAACCGCTTTGCCGACCAGCGTATGGACGGTCTCTACGACGAGCCGCGGCCCGGCGCGCCGCGCGAGATTGGCGACGACGAAATCGCGAGCACGATCCGCAAAACGTTGGAGACGCGACCAAGGGGTGGCACCCACTGGAGCCTCAGGAGCATGGCTAAGGAGATCGGTCATGCGCCTTCGACGGTGCATCGCATCTGGCGCGCCTTCGGTCTGCAACCGCACCGCGTCGAGACTTACAAGCTTTCCACCGATCCGCTGTTCGTAGAGAAAGTGCGCGATATCGTCGGGCTCTACTTGTCACCGCCCGAACGCGCTATCGTGTTGTGTGTCGATGAGAAAAGCCAGATCCAGGCGCTCGACCGCACGCAGCCCCTGTTGCCGATGCGGCCCGGACAGGCCGAGCGGCGCACGCACGATTATAAGCGGCACGGAACGACATCGTTGTTCGCGGCGCTCGATGTGAAAGCGGGCACCATCGTCGGCAAGTGCATGGCCCGCCACCGCGCGAACGAGTTCCGCAAATTCCTGGATGAGATTGAGCGCAACGTGCCGGCCAATCTCGACGTTCACATCGTCATGGACAACTACGCAACCCATAAAACCAGGCCGATCCGTAACTGGTTCGCCAAGCGCCCGCGCTGGCACGTGCACTTCACGCCAACCTCAGCATCATGGATCAATCAGGTCGAACGCTTCTTCGCCCTGCTGACCGAGCGCGCCTTGAAACGAGGCGTGTTCCGCTCGGTCGCCGAGCTCGAAAAAGCGATCAAGGCTTACATCGACGCCACCAATACCGATCCCAAACCGTTCCGCTGGACCAAGACCGCCGACGACATCTTGGCCAGCATCCAACGCTTTTGCCTTCGCACACTCGCCGCTAATGCCTAG
- a CDS encoding SDR family NAD(P)-dependent oxidoreductase, translated as MTYHLNDKVVLITGAAGGIGAATARELYALGASLVLTDMQQTAVDKLAKEFSPSRVLPVALDVTDAAATNAVIQKTIQRFGHLDVVFANAGISWRSGASTIASCDEAEFEKIVEVDFLGVWRTIRAALPEIIRNQGQVLVTSSAYAFLNGLANAPYAASKAGVEMLTRCLRAEFAYTGATASVVYPGWTATAIAKVAFGGNATVTKMNEVVFPEWLRRAIPPEQVARAIAKGVQYRRPRIYAPWRWIPFSLFRGIFGVLTDVMLSRHKEMHALIQQLEAESPR; from the coding sequence ATGACTTACCACTTGAACGACAAGGTGGTGCTGATCACCGGCGCGGCGGGCGGAATCGGCGCCGCGACCGCACGCGAACTCTATGCCCTCGGTGCGAGTTTGGTGCTGACCGATATGCAGCAAACCGCTGTGGACAAACTTGCAAAAGAGTTCTCCCCATCTCGGGTGCTACCTGTGGCGCTTGACGTCACTGACGCCGCGGCAACGAATGCTGTCATCCAGAAGACTATCCAACGCTTCGGACACCTAGATGTGGTTTTTGCCAACGCTGGCATTTCGTGGCGTAGTGGCGCCTCAACAATTGCCAGTTGCGATGAGGCGGAGTTCGAGAAAATCGTAGAAGTGGATTTTCTTGGCGTCTGGCGCACGATTCGCGCGGCGCTGCCGGAGATTATTCGCAACCAGGGCCAAGTCCTTGTCACGTCTTCCGCATACGCTTTTCTGAATGGCTTGGCGAATGCACCTTATGCCGCATCGAAGGCAGGGGTAGAAATGCTCACACGCTGCTTGAGAGCAGAGTTCGCATATACCGGTGCAACGGCCAGCGTCGTCTACCCCGGCTGGACGGCTACGGCCATCGCGAAGGTTGCCTTCGGCGGAAACGCAACCGTGACAAAAATGAATGAGGTTGTATTTCCAGAGTGGCTGCGTCGGGCCATTCCCCCCGAGCAGGTAGCACGTGCGATCGCGAAAGGTGTGCAGTATCGCAGGCCTCGCATCTACGCGCCATGGCGGTGGATTCCGTTCTCACTCTTCCGCGGTATCTTCGGTGTACTGACCGATGTCATGCTGAGTCGACACAAAGAAATGCACGCCCTGATCCAGCAACTCGAGGCTGAATCACCGCGCTGA
- a CDS encoding alpha/beta fold hydrolase gives MRRRANVEFASGQRGERCRGWLYEPEGNRPFPVIVMAHGLGGIKEMRLDAFAERFSDAGYACLVFDYRNFGASEGAPRQLLDIGKQLEDWSSAIAFAQQQPSLMRNKVVLWGTSFGGGHVIASAARDQKVAAAIAQCPFTDGITSAIAMDLRSSLKVTAMAMVDLLRGLVGMTPLMVATSGPPHSAALMTAPGAHDGYLALVPSGFSFSNHVAARFAVNILRYRPGRWAAKVSCPILFCICETDSVAPAGPTRRYAKKAPRGEVRLYRDGHFDIYIGEAFERVVADQLDFLKRHIPLKG, from the coding sequence ATGAGGCGACGAGCGAACGTCGAGTTCGCCTCTGGCCAGCGAGGTGAGCGGTGCCGGGGCTGGCTTTATGAACCGGAGGGGAACAGGCCCTTCCCCGTCATTGTCATGGCGCACGGCCTGGGCGGCATCAAGGAGATGCGCCTGGACGCGTTTGCCGAACGCTTTTCCGACGCCGGCTACGCATGCCTGGTCTTCGACTACCGCAATTTCGGGGCGAGCGAGGGGGCTCCCCGGCAGTTGCTGGACATCGGCAAACAGTTGGAAGACTGGTCCAGCGCAATCGCCTTTGCACAGCAGCAGCCCAGCCTCATGCGCAACAAGGTCGTCCTGTGGGGCACCTCCTTCGGCGGCGGCCATGTCATTGCCTCTGCCGCGCGCGACCAGAAAGTGGCGGCTGCCATTGCCCAATGTCCCTTCACCGACGGCATCACCTCCGCCATTGCGATGGATTTGCGCAGCAGCCTCAAAGTGACGGCGATGGCCATGGTGGACCTGCTGCGCGGCCTAGTCGGCATGACACCCTTGATGGTGGCCACTTCCGGCCCGCCACATTCCGCCGCCCTCATGACCGCGCCCGGCGCCCATGACGGCTATCTGGCCCTGGTGCCGAGCGGATTTTCGTTCAGCAACCACGTCGCAGCGCGCTTCGCGGTGAACATCCTGCGCTACCGTCCCGGACGCTGGGCCGCAAAGGTGTCCTGCCCGATTCTTTTCTGCATCTGCGAGACCGACTCTGTCGCGCCCGCCGGGCCGACCCGGCGCTATGCCAAGAAGGCGCCGCGCGGCGAAGTCCGCCTGTATCGGGACGGCCATTTCGACATCTACATCGGCGAAGCCTTCGAACGGGTGGTGGCCGATCAGCTCGATTTTCTCAAACGCCATATCCCCCTGAAAGGATGA
- a CDS encoding TetR/AcrR family transcriptional regulator — translation MEVNPIKKEAGRGKETRTQRKAKATRLSILEAAETLLAEGGRDAVTLEAVATRADVAVQTLYNRVGGLSALLIAVAERALEENRQYMDDAYASPGGVEDRLYAVAAAYTNFAKERPHQFRILVEPPNEPEALTRIANLIREQNAKLGALIRRGIDEAVIDGGFDPELTSTALWTMMNGVLSLMWRTDSLRADAAQIDAMFGTVMKILTNGLKKRGV, via the coding sequence ATGGAAGTCAATCCAATAAAGAAGGAAGCGGGCCGGGGAAAGGAGACTCGAACCCAACGCAAGGCCAAGGCGACCCGGTTGTCGATCCTGGAAGCGGCGGAGACTCTTCTGGCGGAAGGGGGGCGCGACGCGGTCACCCTGGAAGCGGTCGCAACACGTGCCGACGTGGCGGTGCAGACCTTATACAACCGGGTCGGCGGTCTCTCGGCGCTGCTAATCGCCGTGGCCGAGCGCGCGCTGGAAGAGAACAGGCAATACATGGACGACGCTTATGCCTCGCCGGGCGGGGTGGAAGACCGCTTGTACGCGGTGGCGGCGGCCTATACCAACTTCGCCAAGGAACGCCCGCATCAGTTTCGTATCCTGGTCGAGCCGCCGAACGAGCCCGAGGCGCTGACGCGGATCGCGAATTTGATCCGGGAGCAAAACGCCAAGTTGGGCGCCTTGATCCGCCGGGGGATTGATGAGGCGGTCATCGACGGCGGGTTCGACCCTGAACTCACTTCCACCGCCCTATGGACCATGATGAATGGCGTATTGAGCCTGATGTGGCGCACCGACAGCCTGCGGGCAGACGCCGCGCAAATTGACGCCATGTTCGGCACGGTGATGAAGATTCTCACCAACGGCCTCAAGAAGCGCGGCGTGTGA
- a CDS encoding MarR family winged helix-turn-helix transcriptional regulator: MILIAIKNSTAEKPMGVNQVAERLYLSGAFVTNEINKLVSDGLIEKSPHPGDGRRVQLTLTEHGINLLIRLAALQRPVNDALFGMLTREEFKLLSQMLSRLASNADSALKLAEHVRATLTSQSNEAYRFEPQRGRKKQRTSR; the protein is encoded by the coding sequence TTGATACTGATCGCCATCAAGAATTCGACCGCGGAAAAACCGATGGGCGTCAATCAGGTTGCCGAGCGCCTGTATCTAAGTGGTGCCTTCGTCACCAACGAGATCAACAAGCTGGTCTCTGACGGTCTGATCGAGAAAAGCCCACACCCGGGCGACGGGCGGCGCGTGCAACTCACGCTGACCGAACACGGGATAAACCTGTTGATCCGCCTCGCCGCTCTGCAACGCCCCGTCAACGACGCGCTGTTTGGGATGTTGACGCGCGAGGAGTTCAAACTCCTCTCGCAAATGCTTTCTCGTCTCGCGTCAAACGCCGACAGCGCGCTGAAGCTCGCCGAGCACGTTCGGGCGACGCTCACGTCGCAAAGTAACGAAGCGTACCGCTTCGAGCCGCAAAGAGGCCGCAAGAAACAACGAACAAGCCGGTAA
- a CDS encoding MarR family transcriptional regulator has protein sequence MSPKTPKSGAKSAEQQEKTLDLNALQRTPGFMLRLAQLKFFEGFYEEFAALGLTPATYAIFAIIRDNPGVPPSSLASLLRLRLPNLIKILNELESSGFIKRNRSKSDRRAVELVLTPKGAKLIQDGARLTEPYNRKMLAPLTEAEQRTLLDLLNRMLPL, from the coding sequence ATGAGCCCGAAGACCCCGAAATCCGGCGCCAAATCTGCTGAACAGCAGGAGAAAACGCTGGATCTGAATGCGCTTCAGCGCACACCCGGCTTCATGCTGCGCCTCGCGCAGCTGAAGTTCTTCGAAGGCTTCTATGAGGAGTTCGCCGCACTGGGGCTGACGCCGGCAACCTACGCGATCTTCGCCATCATTCGCGACAATCCCGGCGTGCCGCCGAGCAGCCTCGCCAGCCTGCTCCGGCTGCGCCTGCCGAACCTGATCAAGATCCTGAACGAGCTGGAGTCGTCCGGCTTCATCAAGCGCAACCGCTCGAAGTCCGATCGCCGAGCCGTCGAGCTCGTGCTCACGCCGAAAGGCGCGAAGCTCATTCAGGACGGGGCAAGGCTGACGGAGCCCTATAATCGGAAGATGCTGGCTCCGCTCACCGAGGCCGAGCAGCGCACATTGCTCGACCTCTTGAACCGAATGCTGCCGCTTTAA